From Cellulophaga lytica DSM 7489, a single genomic window includes:
- a CDS encoding FecR family protein, producing MQENYLAKWLNNELTEEEIIQFKKTEEYASYQKIITASSKLKAPEFDQEKALQAINKKRNTNKQTKVIKLNPFKKYISIAAAVILLFGLGYFYTTTLEQTVSTDYAQNNELILPDNSEVILNAESKIAYNKNKWDQKRDVSLEGEAFFKVAKGEKFTVTTNQGVISVLGTQFNVETRANFFEVTCYEGLVNVNYNGKDYKVPGGTSFMVINGNVAPLSHVKTLVPSWTLNESTFKSIPLEFVFNELQRQFNLTVTTKNVNTKQLYTGSFNNKDLDLALKSISIPSKISYTLEENKVLFYAEK from the coding sequence ATGCAAGAGAATTACCTAGCCAAATGGCTAAATAACGAGTTAACAGAAGAAGAAATTATTCAGTTTAAAAAAACCGAAGAATACGCATCTTACCAAAAAATTATTACAGCTTCTAGTAAGCTAAAGGCACCAGAATTTGACCAAGAAAAGGCTTTACAGGCTATTAATAAAAAACGCAATACAAATAAACAAACCAAGGTTATTAAATTAAACCCGTTTAAAAAATACATTAGTATTGCCGCTGCTGTTATACTACTATTTGGCTTAGGTTATTTTTATACTACAACTTTAGAACAAACAGTTAGTACAGATTATGCACAAAATAACGAACTTATTTTACCTGATAACTCTGAAGTTATACTAAACGCAGAGTCTAAAATTGCGTACAATAAAAATAAGTGGGACCAAAAAAGAGATGTATCTTTAGAAGGCGAAGCTTTTTTTAAAGTTGCAAAAGGAGAAAAATTTACAGTAACTACAAACCAAGGTGTAATTAGTGTTTTGGGCACGCAATTTAATGTAGAAACTAGAGCAAACTTTTTTGAGGTTACTTGCTATGAGGGGCTTGTAAATGTAAACTACAATGGTAAAGACTACAAGGTTCCTGGTGGCACATCTTTTATGGTTATTAACGGTAATGTTGCACCGCTTAGTCACGTAAAAACACTGGTACCGTCTTGGACTTTAAATGAAAGCACTTTTAAAAGCATACCGTTAGAGTTTGTTTTTAATGAATTACAAAGACAATTTAATTTAACTGTAACCACAAAAAACGTAAACACAAAACAACTTTATACAGGCTCTTTTAACAACAAGGATTTAGATCTTGCGTTAAAGAGTATTAGTATACCTTCTAAAATTAGTTATACATTAGAGGAGAATAAGGTGTTGTTTTATGCTGAAAAATAA
- a CDS encoding RNA polymerase sigma factor, which translates to MNIDNHNNVCEEKVYNHLFTTNSKTVFNYIYYKFGNEEKAYDAVQEAFVKLWENCAKVVPTKAKSYVYTIANNLYLNMIKADKVRLKYAHLNTDVSNETPEFLLEEKQFQEKLDRALANLPENQRTTFLLNRIDKKKYAEIAELEGVSVKAIEKRMHLALKSLREHIDGI; encoded by the coding sequence TTGAACATAGACAACCACAACAATGTTTGCGAAGAGAAAGTATATAACCACCTCTTTACCACCAACTCTAAAACGGTGTTTAACTATATATATTATAAGTTTGGTAACGAAGAAAAAGCATATGACGCCGTACAAGAGGCTTTTGTAAAACTATGGGAAAATTGTGCTAAAGTTGTACCCACAAAAGCAAAATCTTATGTTTATACTATTGCCAATAATTTATATTTAAATATGATTAAGGCAGATAAAGTACGCTTAAAATATGCACACTTAAACACAGATGTGTCTAATGAAACACCAGAGTTTTTGCTTGAAGAAAAACAGTTTCAAGAAAAATTAGACAGAGCACTGGCAAATTTACCAGAAAACCAGCGTACTACTTTTTTACTTAATAGAATAGATAAAAAGAAATATGCAGAAATTGCAGAGTTAGAAGGTGTAAGTGTAAAAGCAATAGAAAAAAGAATGCATTTAGCACTAAAATCTCTTAGAGAACACATAGATGGCATTTAA
- the ffh gene encoding signal recognition particle protein, with amino-acid sequence MFNNLSEKLDKAFHVLKGHGQITEINVAETLKEVRRALLDADVNFKIAKEFTNRVKEKALGQNVLTTLQPGQLMVKLVKDELTELMGGDAEGINLSGTPSVILMSGLQGSGKTTFSGKLANYLKTKKTKKPLLVACDVYRPAAIDQLHVVGDQIGVEVFSDRGNTNPVAIAEAGIAHAKANGHNVVIIDTAGRLAVDEEMMTEIANVHKAINPQETLFVVDSMTGQDAVNTAKAFNDVLNFDGVILTKLDGDTRGGAAISIKSVVTKPIKFIGTGEKMDAIDVFHPSRMAERILGMGDVVSLVERAQEQFDEAEARKIQKKIAKNKFGFDDFLKQIQQIKKMGSLKDLMGMIPGAGKALKGMDIDDDAFKHVEAIIHSMTPVERETPNLLNASRKRRIAKGSGRSVQEVNQLLKQFDQMSKMMKMMQGGGGKKMMQMMGGMKGMRP; translated from the coding sequence ATGTTCAATAATTTAAGTGAAAAGTTAGATAAAGCGTTCCACGTCTTGAAAGGACACGGACAAATAACAGAAATTAATGTTGCAGAAACTTTAAAAGAAGTTCGTAGAGCTTTATTAGACGCCGATGTTAACTTTAAAATAGCAAAAGAATTTACCAATAGAGTAAAAGAAAAAGCACTAGGTCAAAACGTACTTACAACCTTACAGCCTGGCCAGTTAATGGTTAAGTTGGTTAAGGATGAGCTTACCGAGCTTATGGGTGGTGACGCAGAAGGTATAAACCTATCTGGTACACCATCAGTAATATTAATGTCTGGTTTGCAAGGGTCTGGTAAAACAACCTTTTCTGGTAAACTTGCTAATTACCTAAAAACTAAAAAAACTAAAAAACCTTTATTGGTTGCTTGTGATGTTTATCGTCCTGCGGCTATAGATCAGTTACACGTTGTTGGTGACCAAATAGGAGTAGAGGTTTTCTCAGACCGTGGTAATACAAATCCGGTAGCAATTGCAGAAGCTGGTATAGCACACGCAAAAGCAAACGGACATAATGTTGTTATTATAGATACAGCTGGTCGTTTAGCTGTAGATGAGGAAATGATGACAGAGATTGCCAATGTACATAAAGCAATAAACCCTCAAGAAACATTATTTGTTGTAGATTCTATGACAGGGCAAGATGCTGTAAACACAGCAAAAGCCTTTAATGATGTGTTAAATTTTGATGGTGTTATACTTACAAAATTAGATGGTGATACTCGTGGTGGTGCAGCCATATCTATTAAATCTGTAGTAACTAAGCCAATTAAATTTATTGGTACTGGTGAAAAAATGGACGCAATAGATGTTTTTCACCCTTCTCGTATGGCAGAACGTATCCTAGGTATGGGAGATGTTGTGTCTTTAGTAGAGCGTGCACAAGAACAGTTTGATGAGGCTGAGGCACGAAAAATACAGAAGAAAATTGCAAAAAATAAATTTGGGTTCGATGATTTCTTAAAGCAAATTCAGCAAATTAAGAAAATGGGTAGCCTAAAAGATTTAATGGGAATGATACCTGGTGCTGGTAAAGCATTAAAAGGTATGGATATAGATGATGATGCTTTTAAACACGTAGAAGCTATTATACATTCTATGACGCCTGTAGAACGTGAAACTCCTAATTTACTTAACGCAAGCCGTAAAAGAAGAATAGCTAAAGGTAGTGGTAGATCTGTACAAGAAGTAAACCAATTACTTAAACAATTTGACCAGATGAGCAAAATGATGAAGATGATGCAAGGCGGTGGCGGTAAAAAAATGATGCAAATGATGGGTGGTATGAAAGGTATGCGCCCATAA
- a CDS encoding bifunctional 5,10-methylenetetrahydrofolate dehydrogenase/5,10-methenyltetrahydrofolate cyclohydrolase, protein MELLDGKKVSNQIKEEITVEVTKMRERGEKVPHLAAIIVGNDGASLTYVGSKVRSCERVGFESTLVQMPSTTSEIELLRKIEELNQDDEIDGFIVQLPLPPQIDTQKVLLAVDPDKDVDGFHPTNFGKMALDMSTFIPATPFGILELLERYKVDTKGKHTVVIGRSHIVGRPMSILMGRKGWPGNSTVTLTHSATKNITQIISQADIVISALGVPNFLKAEMVKDDAVVIDVGITRVADDTKPKGYYITGDVDFENVSKKASFITPVPGGVGPMTIAMLLKNTLLARERHRNANR, encoded by the coding sequence ATGGAATTACTAGACGGAAAAAAAGTATCAAACCAAATTAAAGAAGAAATTACCGTTGAGGTAACCAAAATGAGAGAGCGTGGAGAAAAAGTTCCACACTTGGCAGCAATTATAGTTGGTAATGATGGGGCAAGCTTAACGTATGTAGGTAGTAAAGTACGCTCTTGTGAGCGTGTTGGTTTTGAGTCTACTTTAGTACAAATGCCTAGTACTACTAGTGAAATAGAATTGCTACGTAAAATTGAAGAACTGAATCAAGATGATGAAATAGATGGTTTTATTGTACAATTGCCATTGCCACCACAAATAGACACGCAAAAGGTGCTTTTAGCGGTAGATCCAGATAAAGATGTAGATGGTTTTCATCCAACCAACTTTGGTAAAATGGCTTTGGATATGAGTACGTTTATACCAGCAACGCCATTTGGTATTTTAGAGTTGTTAGAGCGTTATAAAGTAGATACTAAAGGTAAACATACCGTTGTTATTGGTCGTAGTCATATTGTTGGTAGGCCAATGAGTATTTTAATGGGACGTAAAGGTTGGCCAGGGAACTCTACAGTTACCTTAACACACAGTGCTACAAAAAATATTACACAAATTATTTCTCAGGCAGATATTGTTATTTCTGCGTTAGGAGTTCCTAATTTCTTAAAGGCAGAAATGGTAAAAGATGATGCTGTAGTTATAGATGTTGGTATTACTCGTGTAGCAGATGATACAAAACCAAAAGGTTACTATATTACTGGTGATGTAGATTTTGAAAATGTAAGTAAAAAAGCATCTTTTATAACACCTGTTCCAGGTGGTGTAGGACCAATGACAATTGCTATGTTGTTAAAGAATACTTTATTAGCAAGAGAGCGTCATAGAAATGCTAATAGATAA
- a CDS encoding sulfurtransferase, which yields MKTPLISAKELQALLVEENNIIILDASPATNVSGLSTNLEDLQIKGARKFNIKANFSDASSNFPNTIPSAKQFQEEARKLGINKNSKIVVYDNLGIYTSPRVWWLFNTFGHNNVTVLDGGLPEWVAQDLPTEQAAKKRIPLGNFIAHQKEFAVVNFSMVKENTESNTALVVDARSAGRFNGTEPEPREDLASGSIPGSINLPFTDVLEDGKFKSKEELEVILEPILAEDKPLVFSCGSGLTACVILLASKLVDDTKDTSVYDGSWTEWVQLYEEELEEEVELDDDVSLDEVNETKPAAEEEIVQESISDNEDFNAEELDKEEEE from the coding sequence ATGAAAACACCCCTTATCTCGGCTAAAGAGCTGCAAGCCTTATTGGTAGAAGAAAATAACATTATAATTTTAGACGCTAGTCCTGCTACAAACGTATCTGGTTTAAGTACTAACCTAGAAGATTTGCAGATAAAAGGAGCTCGTAAGTTTAATATAAAAGCTAATTTTAGTGACGCTTCTAGTAATTTTCCAAATACTATACCTAGCGCTAAACAGTTTCAAGAAGAGGCACGTAAATTAGGAATAAATAAAAATAGTAAAATTGTGGTGTATGATAATTTAGGTATTTATACCTCACCACGAGTTTGGTGGTTATTTAACACCTTTGGTCATAATAATGTTACAGTTTTAGATGGTGGTTTGCCAGAGTGGGTAGCGCAAGATTTACCAACAGAACAGGCTGCTAAAAAAAGAATTCCTTTAGGTAACTTTATTGCACACCAAAAAGAGTTTGCAGTTGTAAATTTTTCAATGGTTAAAGAAAATACAGAGAGCAATACCGCTTTAGTTGTAGATGCACGCTCTGCAGGCAGGTTTAATGGTACGGAGCCAGAACCTAGAGAAGATTTAGCTAGTGGTAGCATACCAGGCTCTATTAATCTTCCGTTTACAGATGTTTTAGAGGATGGTAAATTTAAATCTAAAGAAGAATTAGAGGTTATTTTAGAGCCAATTTTAGCAGAAGATAAACCATTAGTTTTTAGTTGTGGTTCTGGTTTAACAGCTTGTGTTATTTTGTTAGCAAGTAAATTGGTAGATGACACTAAAGATACATCTGTTTATGATGGCTCTTGGACAGAGTGGGTACAATTGTATGAAGAAGAATTAGAAGAAGAAGTAGAATTAGATGATGATGTAAGTTTAGATGAGGTTAATGAAACCAAACCTGCTGCTGAAGAAGAAATTGTACAAGAGAGTATTAGTGATAATGAAGACTTTAATGCGGAAGAGTTAGATAAGGAGGAGGAAGAGTAA
- a CDS encoding helix-turn-helix transcriptional regulator produces the protein MEKGKPRLVRLTAIVTQLQSKRIVTATELAAKYKVSIRTIYRDIRTLEQSGIPIYTEEGKGYSLVDGYKLPPVMFTEEEANALITAEQIVNKNKDISFIEKYSSAVEKIKSVLKYSQRDKSSLLTERLDIRTNLEKHVTSSHLMQLQIALTNYKLLQISYLSLQNVKTKRTIEPFALIHNNDNWVLIAFCRLRKDFRAFRVDCIQQLVMLSTSFDPHKLTLQEYFDMARKKWENTPDTPMT, from the coding sequence ATGGAAAAAGGAAAACCCAGATTGGTGAGGCTAACAGCAATAGTTACGCAGTTACAAAGCAAAAGAATTGTGACAGCTACAGAGCTGGCAGCAAAGTATAAGGTTAGTATAAGAACTATTTATAGAGACATACGTACTTTAGAGCAATCTGGAATTCCTATTTATACAGAAGAAGGCAAGGGATATTCTTTGGTAGATGGTTATAAGTTACCGCCTGTAATGTTTACAGAAGAAGAAGCAAATGCTTTAATAACTGCTGAGCAAATTGTAAATAAAAATAAAGACATTTCTTTTATAGAAAAGTATAGCAGTGCGGTAGAAAAAATAAAATCGGTTTTAAAATATTCTCAAAGAGATAAATCGTCCTTACTTACAGAGCGTTTAGATATTAGAACAAATTTAGAAAAGCACGTAACAAGTAGCCATTTAATGCAGTTGCAAATAGCATTAACCAACTATAAATTACTTCAAATAAGTTATTTGTCGCTTCAGAATGTAAAAACTAAAAGAACAATAGAGCCTTTTGCACTTATACATAATAATGACAATTGGGTACTAATAGCCTTTTGTAGGTTACGTAAAGATTTTAGAGCATTTAGGGTAGACTGTATTCAGCAATTAGTGATGTTATCTACTTCTTTTGATCCTCATAAATTAACACTGCAAGAATATTTTGATATGGCTCGTAAAAAATGGGAAAACACCCCTGACACTCCTATGACATAG
- a CDS encoding GyrI-like domain-containing protein: protein MKTETLESFYVIGIKVRTTNENEQAAKDIVALWNTFMSEQILDKIPNKISSEIFSIYTNYESDYTKPYDTILGCKVSSIDEVPNGMVAHTIKASTYKKSIAKGDLSKNVVYNKWLEIWNSKVDRLYTSDFEIYGEAASNPENAEVPIFIAIKE, encoded by the coding sequence ATGAAAACTGAAACTCTAGAGTCTTTTTATGTAATAGGTATTAAAGTGCGTACTACAAATGAAAACGAGCAAGCAGCAAAAGACATTGTTGCATTATGGAACACTTTTATGTCTGAGCAAATTTTAGATAAAATTCCCAATAAAATAAGTTCCGAAATTTTTTCAATTTATACCAATTATGAGAGCGATTACACAAAGCCTTATGACACTATTTTAGGATGTAAAGTTTCTAGTATAGATGAGGTTCCAAATGGTATGGTAGCACATACTATTAAGGCATCAACCTATAAAAAAAGTATAGCAAAGGGAGACTTATCTAAAAACGTAGTGTATAACAAATGGTTAGAAATTTGGAATTCAAAAGTAGATCGTTTGTATACATCAGACTTTGAAATTTATGGTGAAGCAGCAAGTAACCCAGAAAATGCTGAGGTTCCCATTTTTATAGCTATTAAAGAGTAG
- a CDS encoding alpha/beta hydrolase, translating into MKKLIPTICFCLLFSFAVKSQTGKVFDNLKLTSKILKSERSFSIYLPPDYESSKRDYPVLYLLHGAGDDHTGWVQFGEVLHITDKAIKAGKATPMIIVMPDANTGKRGYFNTEDWRYEDFFFEELMPYVEKKYRIRGEKRYRAISGLSMGGGGTFMYALHKPELFSSACPLSASVGMLPKDTVKIKDFAESEKKSVAEMRKYFKRHSAISLLDSIPVEDIKSVRWYIDCGDDDFLFEGNSLVHISMMKKKIPHEYRVRDGAHNWTYWRESLPEVLKFVSAAFHQH; encoded by the coding sequence ATGAAAAAATTAATACCTACTATTTGCTTTTGTTTGTTGTTTAGTTTTGCAGTAAAATCACAAACAGGTAAGGTTTTTGATAACCTAAAACTTACAAGTAAAATTCTAAAAAGCGAACGTAGCTTTTCAATTTACCTACCGCCAGATTACGAGTCATCTAAAAGAGATTATCCTGTATTGTATTTGCTTCATGGTGCTGGTGATGACCACACGGGTTGGGTGCAGTTTGGAGAAGTTTTACATATTACAGACAAAGCTATTAAGGCAGGCAAAGCAACACCAATGATTATTGTAATGCCAGATGCCAATACTGGCAAACGCGGGTATTTTAATACTGAAGATTGGAGGTATGAAGATTTCTTTTTTGAAGAGTTAATGCCATATGTAGAAAAAAAATACCGAATTAGAGGAGAAAAACGCTATCGTGCAATTTCTGGACTCTCTATGGGTGGTGGAGGTACATTTATGTATGCTTTACATAAACCAGAGTTATTTTCTTCTGCTTGTCCGCTTAGTGCCTCTGTGGGTATGTTGCCAAAAGACACCGTGAAAATTAAAGATTTTGCAGAGAGCGAAAAAAAATCTGTAGCAGAAATGAGAAAGTATTTTAAAAGACATTCTGCCATTTCTTTGTTAGATTCTATTCCGGTAGAAGATATTAAATCTGTACGTTGGTATATAGACTGTGGAGATGATGATTTTTTATTTGAAGGAAATAGTTTGGTACATATTTCTATGATGAAAAAGAAAATACCACACGAGTACAGAGTTCGTGATGGTGCGCATAATTGGACGTATTGGAGAGAGTCTCTACCAGAAGTTTTAAAATTTGTATCGGCAGCTTTTCATCAGCATTAG
- a CDS encoding 7-carboxy-7-deazaguanine synthase QueE, protein MYLCIMVKNEVLALVDKGEMLPLMEEFYTIQGEGFHKGTAAYFIRVGGCDVGCHWCDVKESWNAATHPPTTIDAIVNNAAKYSNTIVVTGGEPLTWNMAPLTEALKAKNLQTHIETSGAYTLTGIWDWICLSPKKNKLPQGIIYDKADELKMIIYNKNDFKFAEEQAAKVNKDCILYLQPEWSVKDKMTPLIVDFVMKNPQWKVSLQTHKYLNIP, encoded by the coding sequence ATGTATCTTTGCATAATGGTTAAAAATGAGGTATTAGCATTGGTAGACAAAGGAGAAATGCTTCCGTTAATGGAAGAATTTTATACCATACAAGGAGAAGGTTTCCATAAAGGAACTGCTGCGTATTTTATACGTGTAGGTGGCTGCGATGTTGGTTGCCATTGGTGTGATGTAAAAGAAAGTTGGAATGCGGCTACGCACCCACCAACAACTATTGATGCCATTGTAAATAACGCAGCAAAATACTCTAACACTATTGTAGTTACAGGCGGCGAGCCATTAACGTGGAATATGGCACCACTTACTGAAGCTTTAAAGGCTAAAAATTTACAAACACATATAGAAACTTCTGGAGCATATACCTTAACTGGTATTTGGGACTGGATTTGCTTATCTCCTAAAAAAAATAAATTACCACAAGGTATTATTTATGATAAAGCAGATGAGTTAAAAATGATAATTTATAATAAAAACGATTTTAAATTTGCCGAAGAACAAGCGGCTAAAGTAAATAAAGATTGTATTTTATATTTACAACCAGAATGGAGTGTTAAAGATAAAATGACTCCGTTAATTGTAGATTTTGTAATGAAAAACCCGCAATGGAAAGTATCCTTACAAACACACAAATATTTAAACATACCATAA
- a CDS encoding helicase HerA-like domain-containing protein produces MSTKEKFLADIEKGYATKGDFITMGAGIVDGETVTNAFVKVPLKTLNRHGLIAGATGTGKTKTLQVLAENLSDKGVPVMLMDLKGDLSGIAQPSAGHPKIDERHAKIGLPFNAKSFPVEILSLSEQDGVKLRATVSEFGPVLLSRILDLTVTQEGIVAVIFKYCDDNKLPLLDLKDFKKVLQYATEEGKAEFKESYGRISSASTGSILRKIIELEQQGADLFFGEKSFEVDDLTRIDENGRGYINILRLTDIQDRPKLFSTFMLSLLAEIYDTFPEQGDSDKPELVLFIDEAHLIFDEASKALLNQIESIVKLIRSKGIGVYFVTQNPADVPEDVLAQLGLKVQHALRAFTAKDRKAIKLAAQNYPDSEYYNTEDVLTSLGIGEALISALDEKGRPTPLAATMLRAPMSRMDVLTAKELKEVIDSSSLVKKYNDSIDRESAYEMLNDKIEKAEQIAAKEKEKPAAKRTSSRSRSTRQNPIVKVLTSATFIRGMLGVLKKVLR; encoded by the coding sequence ATGAGCACCAAGGAAAAGTTTTTAGCAGATATAGAAAAAGGATACGCTACAAAAGGAGACTTTATAACTATGGGCGCTGGTATTGTAGACGGTGAAACCGTTACAAATGCGTTTGTAAAAGTACCTTTAAAAACACTTAATCGTCACGGTTTAATTGCAGGTGCTACAGGTACAGGCAAAACAAAAACATTACAGGTATTGGCAGAAAACTTGTCAGACAAAGGTGTGCCAGTTATGTTAATGGATTTAAAAGGAGATTTAAGTGGTATAGCACAACCAAGTGCAGGACATCCTAAAATAGATGAACGCCATGCTAAAATAGGTTTGCCATTTAACGCTAAAAGTTTTCCTGTAGAAATTTTATCGTTGTCTGAGCAAGATGGTGTAAAGTTAAGAGCTACAGTATCTGAATTTGGTCCGGTGTTGCTTTCTAGAATTTTAGACTTAACAGTAACGCAAGAAGGTATTGTTGCAGTTATTTTTAAGTATTGTGATGATAATAAATTGCCACTTTTAGACCTTAAAGATTTTAAAAAAGTACTACAGTACGCTACAGAAGAGGGTAAGGCAGAGTTTAAAGAAAGCTATGGAAGAATTTCTTCTGCTTCTACAGGTTCAATTCTTAGAAAAATAATAGAGTTAGAACAGCAAGGAGCCGATTTATTTTTTGGTGAAAAATCTTTTGAGGTAGATGATTTAACTAGGATTGATGAAAACGGTAGAGGGTACATTAATATTTTAAGATTAACAGATATACAAGATAGGCCAAAGTTGTTTTCAACTTTTATGCTAAGTCTATTGGCTGAAATTTATGATACTTTTCCTGAACAAGGAGATAGTGATAAACCAGAACTAGTATTGTTTATAGATGAGGCTCACTTAATTTTTGATGAAGCATCTAAAGCATTATTAAACCAGATAGAAAGTATAGTAAAATTAATACGTTCTAAAGGTATTGGTGTATATTTTGTAACACAAAACCCTGCAGATGTACCAGAAGATGTTTTGGCACAACTAGGGTTAAAAGTGCAACACGCATTACGTGCATTTACAGCAAAAGATAGAAAAGCTATTAAGTTAGCTGCGCAAAATTACCCAGATAGTGAGTATTACAATACAGAAGATGTATTAACATCTTTAGGTATAGGAGAAGCTTTAATATCTGCTTTAGATGAAAAAGGAAGGCCAACACCATTAGCAGCTACAATGTTGCGTGCACCTATGAGCCGTATGGACGTTTTAACTGCAAAAGAGTTAAAAGAAGTTATAGACTCATCTTCTCTAGTTAAAAAATACAATGATAGTATAGATAGAGAAAGTGCTTATGAAATGCTAAATGATAAAATTGAAAAGGCAGAGCAAATAGCAGCAAAAGAAAAAGAAAAACCAGCAGCAAAACGTACTAGTAGTCGTTCTAGAAGTACAAGGCAAAACCCTATTGTAAAAGTGTTAACCAGCGCTACTTTTATAAGAGGTATGTTAGGTGTGCTTAAAAAAGTGTTACGCTAA
- a CDS encoding cupin domain-containing protein, producing the protein MKKKYTIQTEPFVVPTTDGKLIEEHFGGATNKQQDMSIAHMVAPPGWSEPFQTPEFTEYTYIIKGKKQFTIAGELVVLEQGQSIRIEKNTRVQYANPFDAPCEYISICTPAFSIDTVHREED; encoded by the coding sequence ATGAAAAAGAAGTATACCATACAAACAGAGCCTTTTGTTGTGCCTACTACAGATGGTAAATTAATAGAAGAACATTTTGGCGGAGCAACTAATAAACAGCAAGATATGAGTATTGCTCATATGGTAGCACCACCAGGTTGGTCAGAGCCTTTTCAGACTCCTGAGTTTACAGAGTATACTTATATTATTAAGGGAAAAAAACAATTTACTATAGCTGGTGAACTCGTTGTTTTAGAACAAGGACAATCTATACGTATAGAGAAAAATACACGCGTACAATACGCAAACCCTTTTGATGCTCCTTGTGAGTATATTTCTATATGTACCCCAGCTTTTTCTATAGATACGGTACATAGAGAAGAAGATTAA
- a CDS encoding alpha/beta fold hydrolase, translating to MKKMLSKIIPIAYGAYFNVLSVFSTKTAAKKAFYLFCTPRKGKVLPHQKEFLNNAKKEVVTTANIDLQVYQWPGEKETILLLHGWESNVFRWRNLIGYLTKGNYNIIAFDAPAHGNSTGTVLHVPIYTEVAQALITKYQPKHIIGHSVGGMTTLYNNYKYNNTFVEKLVILGAPSEFYTILKNYKAMLKFNNAVFNSLKEFIFEKFNFLPEDFSISEYAKQNTKKGLLVHDRLDLIAPCSDSELVHKNWTTSTLLVTEGYGHSLHQDEVSNAVLSFLKEA from the coding sequence ATGAAAAAAATGCTAAGTAAAATTATACCTATAGCTTATGGTGCATATTTTAATGTGCTTTCTGTATTCTCTACAAAGACTGCAGCTAAAAAAGCATTTTATCTTTTTTGTACGCCAAGAAAAGGTAAGGTATTACCACACCAAAAAGAGTTTTTAAACAACGCAAAAAAAGAAGTGGTAACTACCGCAAATATAGATTTGCAAGTATACCAATGGCCTGGAGAAAAAGAAACAATTTTGCTGTTACACGGTTGGGAAAGTAATGTGTTTAGATGGCGAAATTTGATAGGTTACCTAACTAAAGGAAATTACAATATTATTGCTTTTGATGCACCAGCACATGGTAACTCTACAGGTACTGTTTTGCACGTGCCAATTTATACAGAAGTAGCGCAAGCATTAATAACCAAATACCAGCCAAAACATATTATAGGCCACAGTGTAGGAGGTATGACTACCTTGTACAATAATTACAAATACAACAATACTTTTGTAGAAAAACTTGTAATATTAGGAGCTCCGTCTGAGTTTTATACCATACTAAAAAATTACAAGGCAATGTTAAAGTTTAATAATGCTGTTTTTAACAGTTTAAAAGAATTTATATTTGAAAAGTTTAATTTTTTGCCAGAGGATTTTTCTATTTCAGAGTACGCAAAGCAGAACACTAAAAAAGGGTTACTAGTACATGATAGGTTAGATTTAATAGCTCCTTGTTCAGACTCTGAATTAGTGCATAAAAATTGGACTACTAGTACATTACTGGTAACAGAAGGTTATGGCCACTCATTACACCAAGATGAAGTTAGTAATGCTGTCCTGTCATTTTTAAAAGAAGCCTAA
- a CDS encoding VOC family protein, with translation MKYPIAPFHIAIPVHNLEECRTFYRDVLECPEGRSSDHWVDFNLFGHQLVIHYKPKTETEELHTNAVDGKNVPVPHYGVVLPWETFENFSKDLKAKGVTFVIEPYVRFKGETGEQATMFFYDPAGNALEFKAFKDLNQLFAK, from the coding sequence ATGAAATACCCAATAGCACCTTTTCACATAGCAATACCTGTACATAATTTAGAGGAATGTAGAACTTTTTACAGAGATGTTTTAGAGTGTCCAGAAGGAAGAAGTAGTGACCATTGGGTAGATTTTAATTTGTTTGGTCACCAATTGGTAATACACTACAAGCCAAAAACAGAAACAGAAGAATTGCATACTAATGCTGTAGATGGTAAAAATGTACCTGTACCACATTATGGTGTAGTATTACCTTGGGAAACTTTTGAGAATTTTTCTAAAGACTTAAAAGCAAAAGGAGTAACTTTTGTAATAGAGCCTTATGTAAGGTTTAAAGGAGAAACCGGAGAACAAGCAACTATGTTTTTTTATGATCCTGCTGGTAATGCGCTAGAGTTTAAAGCTTTTAAAGATTTAAATCAATTATTTGCAAAATAG